The following proteins are co-located in the Hevea brasiliensis isolate MT/VB/25A 57/8 chromosome 11, ASM3005281v1, whole genome shotgun sequence genome:
- the LOC110643082 gene encoding internal alternative NAD(P)H-ubiquinone oxidoreductase A1, mitochondrial, whose amino-acid sequence MAFSRIARNGLRRTGGNFGSYAEKGTLCEGISKHSWSSSPFLKNVKAGSNLSYFSSIRKVNHAPFWSRGIGGTPHYQFPNAERILEESENEYEEPRYPGLEATRPGEKPRVVVLGTGWAACRFMKGLDTKIYDVVCISPRNHMVFTPLLASTCVGTLEFRSVAEPVSRIQSALATSPNSYFYLASCTGIDTDKHEVYCETVSNGGLPQEPHQFKVAYDKLVIAAGAEPVTFGIKGVNEHAYFLREVNHAQEIRKKLLLNLMLSENPGIPEEEKNRLLHCVVIGGGPTGVEFSGELSDFIMRDVQERYSHVKDHIKVTLIEANEILSSFDVGLRQYATNHLTKCGVRLTRGVVKEVHPTKLFLSDGTEVPYGLLVWSTGVGPSQFVKSLNLPKSPGGRIGIDQWLRVPSVEDVFALGDCAGFLEQTGRPVLPALAQVAERQGKYLVELFNNIGKQNGGKAFSAKDFSLGDPFVYRHLGSMASVGRYKALVDLRQSKDAKGLSLAGFISWLIWRSAYLTRVVSWRNRFYVAVNWATTLVFGRDNSRIG is encoded by the exons ATGGCATTTTCAAGGATTGCTAGGAATGGCTTGAGAAGAACAGGAGGCAACTTTGGTAGTTACGCAGAGAAGGGTACACTATGTGAGGGAATATCCAAGCATAGTTGGTCTTCTTCACCTTTCCTTAAAAATGTTAAAGCAGGCAGCAACCTATCATACTTTTCGAGCATTAGGAAGGTAAATCATGCCCCTTTTTGGAGCAGGGGAATTGGGGGAACCCCACATTATCAATTTCCTAATGCAGAGAGGATTCTAGAAGAATCAGAAAATGagtatgaagaaccaaggtatcCAGGTCTGGAAGCAACAAGGCCTGGTGAAAAGCCAAGGGTGGTTGTCCTTGGCACTGGATGGGCAGCATGTCGATTCATGAAAGGACTTGACACCAAAATCTATGATGTCGTTTGCATATCACCAAGGAATCACATGGTCTTCACTCCTTTGCTTGCATCAACTTGTGTTGGAACCCTTGAGTTTCGTTCTGTAGCTGAGCCTGTTAGTCGGATTCAGTCTGCATTGGCAACAAGTCCCAACTCATATTTTTATTTGGCTTCCTGCACTGGCATTGACACGGACAAACACGAA GTATACTGTGAGACAGTAAGCAATGGTGGATTACCTCAGGAGCCTCACCAGTTTAAAGTTGCATATGATAAGCTTGTCATTGCTGCTGGAGCTGAGCCTGTGACTTTTGGTATCAAGGGAGTGAATGAACATGCTTATTTTCTTAGAGAAGTGAATCATGCTCAAGAAATAAGGAAGAAGCTCCTTTTGAATCTCATGCTATCTGAAAATCCAG GCATACCTGAAGAAGAGAAGAACCGCCTGTTACACTGTGTCGTTATTGGAGGTGGTCCAACAGGGGTGGAGTTTAGCGGTGAATTGAGTGATTTTATCATGAGAGATGTTCAGGAGCGGTATTCTCATGTTAAGGATCATATAAAGGTTACCCTTATTGAG GCCAATGAAATTCTATCATCCTTTGACGTTGGACTACGGCAATATGCAACAAATCATTTGACTAAG TGTGGTGTCCGTCTCACACGAGGTGTAGTGAAAGAGGTGCATCCCACAAAATTATTTCTCAGTGACGGTACAGAAGTCCCATATGGTCTCTTGGTATGGTCTACTGGTGTCGGTCCATCTCAGTTTGTCAAGTCACTAAATCTTCCCAAGTCCCCTGGTGGAAG GATTGGTATTGATCAATGGTTGCGGGTCCCTTCTGTGGAAGATGTATTTGCACTTGGAGACTGTGCTGGTTTTCTTGAGCAGACAGGAAGGCCAGTGCTTCCAGCTCTAGCTCAG GTTGCAGAAAGGCAAGGGAAATATCTAGTTGAGTTGTTTAACAATATTGGAAAGCAAAATGGAGGCAAGGCTTTCAGTGCAAAAGATTTCTCTCTAGGAGATCCTTTTGTCTACAGGCATCTGGGTAGTATGGCATCGGTAGGGCGTTACAAGGCACTGGTTGATCTGCGCCAGTCTAAG GATGCAAAAGGCTTATCACTTGCTGGATTCATCAGTTGGCTAATCTGGCGCTCTGCATATCTTACACGAGTGGTCAGTTGGAGGAACAGATTTTACGTGGCAGTGAATTGGGCAACCACCCTGGTTTTTGGCAGAGACAACTCAAGGATTGGATAG